AATCACAACCACATATAATCATAGAAATACAGTTGAGACACGATATGGACACAAAATAGATCTTCAAGTATCCTTCCCTTGTATCTTCAATACAGTTCAAAGTCTCAATAACTTGGATAGTGTAGAATATTTCATAGTACATTAGGAATAAGCAAGTTGAGCTACCAGTAGTAAGTCATATTTACAACAGAGAATGGAAATAGACCTGTAGAAAGAAAAGAGCTCGCATCACTGTAACATTATATTCTCTTCTATcgattcatttatttttaaatgtgtgCGTGTTCAAAGCCCATATAGGGCAACGTATTTCCTTTGTTGGACCGTTTCAATGTTTTAACCAAGATTACTGATTATGTCTTAACGGCACGTAAAATAGCAAAGCGGTATGCTCCGAAAATTCTGCTGTTCTAGTTTCTCCTACTCTTAATATCCACAGCTGAAATCCACTTTATAAAGCGGGAAATTTCATTATCTACCTtctcaaataaataaacagtaaTATAATTCGTCTGTAATATTGtacttctttttctttttgtcttCAGGTACCTgcctgaatttttaaattatgaggAGCAGATGCGGAAATTCTAATATGACAAAAATAGTGACGATACTGAATTGAAATATAATCTGGTGGCTGTATTTCCGGACGTGTAATCAACGATACTTTGAATTATTACATAGActctgaattttattaaaggcctgaaaaaagacattttactGCGCACTTATAAAGAAAGGGTATTCCTTTCTGTCTTTACGGAAAAGGTGCATTTTACACATAACTAACTcggaaatattcattttcgttgatcaaaaattaatttagtattaggtgtacaactttgcttccgccgttttttttccgaatttcgcgattttattgtaaaaaactaattatacctttaggatccaaagtattgtccatcgctggccactactttctcccatctttcgggcagcatacgaatcccgtgttgaaaaaattggacatcttttgaagcgatccacgattctatccaatttcttacttcttcataagaccggaagtgttggtcagctagcccatgtgccatggatcgaaacaagtgataatcagaaggagctaggtcaggagaatatggcgggtggggtaggacttcccatttcaatgtttccaagtatttcttgaccacttgcgcaacatggggtcgagcattatcgtgctgcaaaatcactttatcatgtctctcgttgtattgcagccgtttctttttcaatgctcggctcaaacgcattaattgggttcgataaagagcacctgtgattgtttcagttggttgtaacagctcataatatattacgccgagttgatcccaccaaatacagagcatgattttggaaccatgaatagacggtttggccgtcgacgtggaagcatggccgggatatccccaagtctttttgcgtttgggattatcgtaatgaacccatttctcgtccccagtcacaatacgatgcagaaatcccttccgtctttgccttgcaagcaactgttcacaagcgaacagacgcctgtcaatatctcttggtttcaactcgtacggcacccaatatccttgcttctgaatcattcccatgtctttgaggcgttttgagattgtttgttgagtcactcccaatgattgtgccaattcttgttgactttgacacgagtcttcgtcaagtaatgcttccaagttcgcatcttggaaaaccttctttcttccaccgctatgttggtcttcgacgtgaaaatcaccgttcttgaagcgctgaaaccactcacgacatgtcctttcactaatagtggcttccccataagtatctgagagcattcgatgagcctcagcagcagatttcttcatattgaagcagaaaagtaaaacctcccgcaaatgacgagaatttggctcgtacactgacattttcaattgcgaataactttatgatgaagacacaaatagactaatatttttatgaggttatgttaacaggtgcccaaggctcctgcatgcccacatggggttatttatttcgatcattacttaccgctacatacatctattcaaaaacggcggaagcaaagttgtacacctaatatatatttatataataataaaccaaaaacGTTCATAGTAGTCACCTCTACATACAACCTATTTACCCATTACGATCCATCAGGGAGGAGGAAAGATCTGCCATGTATATCTTTGGCAGATAAGAACGTTTTCATTTgctattcaatttaaattaggGTCGAGGTCGAGACCCTAGAGATTTGTCCACATCTTCCTTTTCTGTCCTAATTCCTGTTTATACTGACAGTTCAGTTTAGGAAGCTAGACTAGCATAAAGCTATGATTAGTATTAGGAATAAACCAAACCTCTTTACGGTGATGATCGGGCAAAATATTCTAATTAGTTCTGCCAGCATATAATTATCCTTGGCTGTGTGTGTGTCTTTTGATATAAATCTCCCTCAAGCTCGATTATGCGAACTGCGATGAGTGTGTGTAGTATCAATTTCCTCACTTGTTAGATAAATATCTACATCTTCCCCACGACGCCTAAGGATTTTGGAGATACTATCGGCAATATCTCTTATTCTTGTCCCCCTGGTgcatttaataatatacaggtatcaccagttcaagtggGAAGGAATTGCGCAAGcgggagaaggaccgcataaaatttaatatgcctccgacatAGATCAACGAAGTGGGTTGAAAGACAAACGGATGAAGTGGGCGGAATTAGTCCAGATCTATTTGCCAGAGCTCTCACCGTTTCTGATATAAGTTTTAGTGAtggattaaattaattttgaatttttacttataCATTATTGTACATTTCCCTATTATAGCATAGCTTAGTTACGTCATTAATGAATATGATGATCTGAATGCGCTGACATTTGTTTATGATCTTTTGATGTGTCCAAGACTGGGCCATCAACACCGGCTGTAGATCTCTACACAAAATGTTAATAGAATGATATTGGAAACTGAATAAATTGACCAATGCAGGTAAAGCATGTAaagaatttcgattttaacgcgcatttatttacattggtgctttttgctctgatattttaaaaatttccattgccACGAAGGCAGCGAAATCAGTACTAATCTAAAAATCGAAGTGTAGACGCCGGGCGGCTTGACTCCACCCACTTCGTTATTGGTCTTTCTCGGGGGCATGTTAAACCTTGTGCGATCCTTCTCCCACTCGCACAATTCCTATATTTCGgcttgaactggtgatacctgaATATTCCTATGTGGGTTTCCACATATGActccagttttttctttattgaagAAAAGGACAATCTGACATCCTTTCACCCTCTTCGAAGTGGTGTCAACTCGAGAGAGAAACACCTAATTGTTAAATAACGTAAAGTGAATAATACTCATGGTCACATTAGCAAAAGCCCAATCTTTTCAATCAGTTCATTAAATTCTCTTGTCCCTATGCCCAATGACAGGCAGTTTATTGGCGTCCGGGACGTCGCCGAAATgaaactttttgtcaaatctaGCGGAAAATGTGGTCATGGAACAATATAGCCCTGCAAATTTATCAACTGTTTTAGCAATTTATACGGCCAACTGAATAATGGCACATCATTCTCACACGTGTAGATAAACACGGCCTTGCCGAGAATTTAAAATCGGTTAAACGACCACACACGTTGTATGAGTACTCACCTTTCGAGCCATCTGAACTACGAATACTGAAATAACGTGGTGAATGCTGAATTCCTATATGTCGTCGTGTGAGTAACGCCAGATAAATGTGGTTTGTATAAGTTATTCCACTCACAAGAAGTGACGATATAAATAAAGGTCTTGAACCCTGTCAAGTTTGCACTTTAACTGGAAACTTTTAAGTAGTACGCGATCCAGACGATTTTTGAAAGTTAGAAATATGCTCTGGTGTTATAACAACGCATAGAAACGATAAGACGTGAATTACAAAGCgtaagttataaataaaatttagaaataaattatgataaaacGTTAAAGGGACGATGATAAATACTTGATAAGTTAGTCCGTCACGACCTTTGATCTTTAAAGTTCAGATGTTATGGGATCGTTATTTCAGAAAGCTCGCCCTGGAATCCGGTAGTAGCGACCTGGAATCGTTTTTTAACTGCACTAATTACGTTGTAATTGATAAACATtatgcaattatttttttagtcgCATCTCGCATTGGCCTCTGAAAAACCAGGGCCAAAAACTTTGAAACGGAATGAGAAATTGCACGTTGGTATTTGATGATGTTATGAAAATGAACATTAAGTGGgatatcaaaaaaagtttaggaTGGTAACTGAGGATTTGACTAGAGAGAAAAGTACCACGTTGATTTGTCTAATCCAATCATCAGTCCTAGGttcaatatttcataaaatgctGTCTTGCCTTCAACCATCAtctttttctaaatgtttgaTTTCGAGCAGAAATTCCGTCAGCATTGTGCTGGTTTCTTCTAGTTTGACCTAAATTACTGTTGGCTCTgcgaatattttcaattttccaccCTCCTTTGCTCCAAATAAACATGCACATGtatgcgatttttttaatctcgaAATGAACAAGGCCCGTTTTCGAGggcatataaaaataaaaatgtattgataTCGTACAGGGTCTGGCAACAGGAttgaactattttaaaaagtttgctgtgagaaaataaacttaacgATTCAAACAACCCATACTGAAGCATGGACTTTATTGTTGGCAATTTCTTAATGTTTGTAAATTATGTCCTTAAAATGTTTGCCATGCTCATTGATACCCATTGCAGCCTcttcctaaaattttccaacacATTCTGAAACAAATCTTGGTCAATTCCATTTACCGTTTCCCTAATCCGATCTGTTAAGTTCTGTATTGTCTGAGGACGAGTATGGCACATCTTTGCCTTTAAATAaccccaaagaaaataatctggTGTTGTCAGATTAAGAGGTCTTGAGGACCATGGAATGTCACCAAAATGTCAAATGAGGTAACGTGGGAACATTTGCCGTAAAACAGTTAAACTTTGCCTACTGGTATGAGCGGTGGTACCATCTTTTTGAAACCATACAATATTTCACCTTCTTTTTTGATGTTCTAAATTCATACATGTGTCTAACATCATGATACACATACCTCGGTCAGAATTGATGGTAATGGTATGATTgtaattctcaaaaaagtatGGTCCAATCGGACTAAAAGCGGATACCCCACATCATACGATAATTTTTTGGTCGTGAAAAGGTCGTTCATGCAACTCCCTTAGATTGTCATGTTCCCAATAATGAAAATCCTGTTTATTAACGCATctagttaaatgaaaatgagcttcgtTTGACATGATAAGCCCATTGAGAACATTTCGACGGTTGTTTAACATTTCTAACATTTATCTGCAAAAACGTAAACGGACTTCTTTATCGAGGTCATTCAACTTacgaaaaatgtgttttttaaatgggtGATAGCGTAAATCTTCATGCAAAATCCGTTTTAAACTTTGATCCGAAATATCCAACGCAATCGCGTGCCTGGCGGCAGGACGCAATGGACTTCACTGAACTGATTGTCTGgttctttcaatattttctggaGTGCGAGTTGTAGGAGTACCACTAAGAAACTTTGATATAACTCTGTCTGTTTCTTTATAGTATCTTACCTATGCTAAAATCGCATTCCTTGTTGAAATGCGTCCACGGCATGACACATGAAATTCATTGCGGAAGCACCTTTGCGTCTGTATTAAAGATGGCGTAGTAATAAAAGACTACGGCAAAAATGCGTTGGTTTATTTCCCAATTAACCATAACGCGCTTAATTGTTAAACTGACAGAATCCAGAAATCTCACTTTGACAAACATGtctttgtttgtttttccatGGCAAGCTCTTCAAAACAGTTCAGTCCTGTTACCGGACACTGTATATGCAAGACCGCTAATACGTTTACAGGGAAATGacattagtaatttatttaaattgttatgCGCAATAATTTTCGACTAATTTTGTCTAAACCTCAATAGCAATTGCACCCGGGAAAACTCAATTTTACGTCAACGTTGCGGTTCTAACTGCGGCTTTTATTGCACTATTTCATGTATACATTGCACTACCTGTTCAAATTACCGCGTTATATTAATTTGATGATTTAAGAGAAATAGCGCTGTTTCTCCTTTCGTTTTTGTCCGACTGCTAATTATTTCTGTTTTGTTTTACTCAAGAGTGTGAAGACTccacctaaaaaaaaaaacggtggCGTTTTCCTTTCACAAATCTAAATTATTCTCAAGTTTCTTTCTTAGCACGGTTATGGCGGGGACTAAAGTAAAAAAGTGcttatttatttcagaataaCTAAAGCGACACAACTTTGAGGCAGCAAAAAGTCCAAACGTCTTATAAGTCTCCTAAGTTTATTTAACGGCTGCACACTATCAGCGATGCTTCGGCCATATAAACGACTCTAAAGGTTTTTACGGCGTACGCTTTGTCCATAATAGGATTTCAggctttttatcaaaaaaagcAGAATGACCAATTTTGATTACTTAACCGAATGTCTTTGAAGCGTAATTAGCTTAGTTGAAGTTGGGcagaaaatgctttttaataaattaacgacAACGTTAGCTATCATAggatatttctttatttctgatTGCTATAGTTAGTTAATCGCTCAATTCacaataatgtaaaatacGTGTGGCAGTTATTACCGCACGGGAGTGATATTTGCCAACCGGTTCGGTTTCAACTATCTGACGACGTTCTAGAACAGTATTTGAGACCACATTGATTTTGTGAAATCATTGCCATTGACGCAGCCACCATATCGTGCGGTAAAGCAACATTACTATATGCCGTGCCTGCATGCAGTACTTTCTACACGATTGtataaaaaaggcatttaactgcatttttagccattaattaaatttaaattgaaataaatttcaaaaaatcatgtagaaaaaaaattgttaataattaataattagtcTGTGAGGGTAAGATTTGGATATCATACAAACAATGTGGCAAAGCTGTCATATATGAACAAGGAATATTTACTATAACGGCACCAACTCTTCATTACTCCCCAACTCATTTTCTCTGATTGACAAGTTATAATCTCCCAAATTCGTTTAACTTGTCGGATACGACATTGTGAAAACCATCTGCTTAATGAGCTGCATTGCAGAGATATCTATGCTAATCTTCTGCGCAGTAGATGTGAGGAATGGTTAAGTATATAGATCTGGGGTGAAGCCAATCAGAAACTACCTTGATACTGAACTCGAGTGCAAagaattgtaagaaaaatgcgATCTATTTTATGTAATTGAAGCTAAGAGTATGATAATAATTCTAGACGGCTTGTTTTCATTTGGTATCTAGATAAATACACTGCTCCCACAAAAGATCAGCACGgcaaaatttttggaaaaccaCAAGAGATTGTATTTCTGAAAGGTCAAATGAAAACTCTAAAATTCAGTACTTCACgtttcaccctgtataccacGAACAATAAGGCTTCTAAAAAAGAGAAATCACAAATcctattttttgaaaaaaaaaacagctttaaaaatctttttagattttccagTTTGGATAAGTCCTTTCAGAGATACTCTTAAAATTGGCCGAAAATTTTGCAGTTTAgtagaaatcaaaagtttaattttcaaccCCCCTCCTTTGAGTATAAGTCTGGTAACGCTCCTAGAAAACATAATAACCATTTGCAGGTTTATGTTGATTCGCCCATTGAAcgtttgaaatttcattatttaccaCAGACTTGCGTTACTTATATTCTTTTGTTAAGTAGTAGATGTACAAGTGCTGCTTGTAATTCTGTAGTAAATTTTGCTTTCCATTTGTTTTTAGCGTAGTTCTCAAAAGTAATGTCCCTTTTGCAGTGCATATAAATGTCTAGATCATTGTCCAATAGACGAACTTACGTTCACCGTATCTGAGGATTCAAGAGCTTTGTAATAGGCACATACGAGATGTGGTAAAAATGTTCCAGTGCGGGTAAATATAAAGAGCCCTTAACAAACTACCTAGATCATATGTGTAGTTTACATTCGTGATCGGTATTCAAATTACAATATCAACAACCGTCGATTAATATTGGGCACAGACACAGAATTATTGTAGTTACAATAGGCATTAATGCGGCTAGTTCGAGTTTGATCGATAAATTGGATTATAAAGCAATTACCCTTTTACAAAAGAGATTAATATCAAGACTGCTTTAACAAGAGACTGTTCTAGATCGAAAGCCAGGCACGAGGGacgttattttttcaagtcgTATACCAACCGTGTTCAGGGCATGCTGTTTTGAACACAAGTTGAACACCAGACGAACCGTCACTGACTATGTTCCCTTGGATTCCAGATGCACGGGTCAGCTGGGCTCCACTCGGCCATGGCCATCAAGCGCCAGCGGCGTCGAAGAGAACAAGAAGCCAAAAAGAGGGCGTTGGAACGGAGGTTGTCCTCCAAGACCATGAGTATGGACAGCATGGAACATCTGCCCCAAAGGCGGCACAGTTTCCACCAGGCTGAGAGCTACCAAGTATCCTCTATTGGTCTCCTGCACATCGGAGTAtgcttttttgttttgggaTTGTTCCTGATAGGTTCGGGACTATTACCTGACGACCTTCTGACCTGGACAAGTGGCGGCTGGTGGAACGAACTGACAATGACAGGAATCTTCGTGACTGTCATAGGAGTGCTGCTCATaggattaaataaaatcgtttCGAGGAAAGAGGAACGAGAGCTGCAACAGTACGTCCAAAGTCAACTTACCAGGTCTAGAAGCGGTCACAGACTGGAGCGGGACGTTGAAACTGGGTGCTTAACTACAAAGCACCACAGACGTTTGCTAGAGAAACAAAGGGAAGACAGAAATAATAAACTTGATTCAACAGAGTTGGCCTCGGTACACTCGCCCCATTCCAAAACGGCTCCGCTCACAGTTCTGAATGGGGAGgcttatttggaaaaaatcatggaagAGGACATGGAGCGGTGCGAAATGGAAGTTAAAGCTTTGGAATTAAGAGAAACCATGTCCACAACTACAACTGCCAGTGTCAGCCCAGGTACTCCATCGGAATCCAGGGAACTTATAGCCAACGGACGGCAATACAGCTTTAATTCTAGACAGTACTAAGCTTGATAACGTTTCGAGCAGATCAAACTCGTCAAAGGCTCAAGTCGCGAAAGTGATAATATGATAAGATTATTACGTAACTGACAAGGAATTCCCTTTTTAGCTGGTCCATCCGGGATAATATCAGGTTATTACTAGCTATTTGATAATGAGCAACGGCCAACTTTTGTGCCATCCCTCGTAGGTAATACTTCgatattaaagttttaattactgTGAGAAGATTACTCTGTCTGTGCAAATGGTAGTGAAAATGCAATTCTAAATACATCTCCAGCACAAAAAAGATTAGTACAGGTTTTTTATATCCAGgtttatgaataattaaagTGCGACTGATTCGGAAGAAACGGAATGGAGGATGCTCTCAGATCTGCGATAAgtatttgactttttttttggttggtttcagttaaattttaaatttaaatgtctttTGTAGATAATATTcctattttcatattttttcaacttactttaaacatttttctgtgCATTTTTCTTACGCGCTTCTTAGAGAAATTTCGGCTCATATTCTACTAATGGGctcaaaaaatattgactCCCTTCCTAGTTTTCCAGCATTAAAAACAGATAAATAGTATGTATTTACTGCAAATCGTAATCTGAGACGGAGAAGAAGTAAACAAAACCATCAACCAACCCCATTATGTTCTGGAATGGCCTATATATTAACTAGAGCGCTCTAATTTAAGTTGTCGGATATCCGCGCCTTTGAATATCCCCATGTTATCTGTATGATATTATAACGGACAAACGGTATTATAGCACTGCAGGAAAAGATAGGAGACGCTCAAATGCCACAGAAAGTAATTAATGAATTCATTACGTTATAGTTTACTGTGCGACTGCATGCTGTTAAAGCTTACCACTAGCGGGCTAGCCCCACCCTTTAAAATAGGagaaaaatgaactttttaagaaatactattaaaccataaaattgtgaaaacaaCGATAACACCAAAAAAGACGGCCATCAGTATTCTCGTAtgtaaaattatctttttacaATCGtcaaaatatgacaaattttGTCTATTAGTGACATTTTTCCTCATTGTTTCCCACACGTTGCTCTTGGCAGcgggaatttgaaaataagcaaaaaaaaattattattttttaattaatagtgTTATCTAAAACTAACAGTTATCAgctaaatattatatattgaGTAATGGTCAAAGCACTTATCGTAAGTCTGATGATACCTGTATGGTCTTTACCATTCAGGTTCTCCTGAAAAGCCTTGAAATGAGAACATTATGAATTAGATTTCAGCAATATATAAAAGTTATCCCTGCTTTATAACATCGGAACGTTAGGATCCACCATTTAGAGCATGTGGAAATTGCACAAACACATTTGTACGAGGTTCGCAGTACTTCGATTGACTATGTTAAAGATAATTACCTATAAGGTTTTGAATAGAGTCCAAAAGGATGGCATAAACCATGTTATTCTATTCAAATTGTTGAGTTACCgaacataaaaatgttaaaattcttGGCGCCCTTACCTAGAAAATCGACGtgcttcaaataaaaataataaaattttatagtttattgagcattttcgtttaaatcagaaaatttttaaatggatctGCCTTTGGcaatttctgagatatttaaCAGTTCACAAACTTTTTACTGATTCTccatttaaacatatttttttaacattaatttctaCACGTAAGATGATCATCAAATATCTGGTTTGGAcgtaaaaaagattttttttcgaatttcgtATGtcacaaatatattttttgagggaaaattgcaattcaattaattcattaCCTTTActgtaaatttgatttaattgatGCTTGATTGACATAGATTAATGGAAGGAAAGGTTTGGGCCAAACGATCGCAggttataaaataatattcatgcCTTATAAACGTTGTCTATCTTTAGCATAATTAATCTGTgagtttaaataattgttaattttttgcatatatGAATGCAATATAtaggttaatttttttttgtggtagCGATCTACCAAACGCTAATACTACATAACAGATTgatatattaggtcgtgtagtatgaaatgagtagaattgaattgaaactttagtcatttttttttcatatgaaatgtttttattgtcaatcgaaatatgcaccaccattatcaatacacttctgccatttaacgggaagttcattgattcccctgctgtaaaagcctgcaggccgggagtcgataaactcttggaaggcagctttgacagcctcgtcggagtttaatgttttccctaccaagaagttatccaaattttgaaagaagtggtaatcagtgggtgctaagtcgggtgaatacggtggatgacgaagagtttccaattccaactcctgtagcttggccaaggtgacttgtgcggtgtgtggccgagtgttgtcgtgcaacaatagcggtgcgcttcgattgactaatcttggctgcttaaccgtcagttgcctcatcatttcggtcagttgtcggcagtagacatcagccgtaatcgattcaccaggtttcatgaagctgtgatggatgacacctgcgttggaccaccaaacggacactATAAGCttgttttgatgaagattttttttcgcacaatgttttggtggttcatcttgatccaaccactgcgatgaacgtctggtattgtcatataggatccatttctcatcacaagtaacaatccgattcaaaaatggatcgttattataccggcacaacaaagaacaagcttcgaggtgccgttctttctgtatgtcgctcaactcatgcggtacccacttgtccagctttttcaccttaccaatttcagccaaatgagtcaatattgtttttttggttacactgaatattaacgataattcgcttgcactttgacgtggattcgcttccaccacggctttcagataatcgttatccacttgagtttcaggtcgtccacgtggttcatttgttaggtcaaaattgtcagaacgaaatttcatgaaccaacgagatactgtttgctgtgaagtgacttcagtaccaaacacatcattaatattgcgagccgtctgagctgttgtggtttcacggtggaactcatatttcattaacacacgaatttcactattttg
The DNA window shown above is from Euwallacea similis isolate ESF13 chromosome 2, ESF131.1, whole genome shotgun sequence and carries:
- the LOC136419479 gene encoding uncharacterized protein isoform X1 — encoded protein: MHGSAGLHSAMAIKRQRRRREQEAKKRALERRLSSKTMSMDSMEHLPQRRHSFHQAESYQVSSIGLLHIGVCFFVLGLFLIGSGLLPDDLLTWTSGGWWNELTMTGIFVTVIGVLLIGLNKIVSRKEERELQQYVQSQLTRSRSGHRLERDVETGCLTTKHHRRLLEKQREDRNNKLDSTELASVHSPHSKTAPLTVLNGEAYLEKIMEEDMERCEMEVKALELRETMSTTTTASVSPGTPSESRELIANGRQYSFNSRQY